The genomic segment GCCGCCGTACCAGCGGCCCTACGCCGATCCGTACGACCAGCAGTTGCCGCCGCTGCACCCGCAGCAACAGCAGCAGTACGGGCAGCCGTCCGCGCCACTGCCGCCGTTGCCGCAGCCGCAGTCCCCGGCCGGTCCGCCGGCGCCGCCGCTCCTGCCGCAGGGCATGCTGCCCCAGCCGCACGGCAGGCCGCTGCCCGGCGACGACCTGACCACCGCGCACCTGGTGAAGCCGAACAAGCGGCGGCCGCAGTCCGGCTGGCGCAAGGCGCTGTACGTGGGGTCCGGCAAGCTGATCAACCCGGGGGAGAGCCCGGAGGACCGGCGTCGGCGTGAGCTGATCGCGCAGGTCAACCAGCCCCTGCGCGGGTGCTACAAGATCGCCATGCTGAGCCTGAAGGGCGGCGTGGGCAAGACCACGACCACCACCACACTGGGCGCGACCTTCGCCTCGCTGCGCGGTGACCGCGTGGTCGCCGTCGACGCGAACCCGGACCGCGGCACGCTGTCGCAGAAGATCCCCATCGAGACCACCGCCACCGTGCGCCACCTGCTGCGGGACGCGGACAAGATCACGCGCTACAGCGACGTCCGGTCGTACACCTCACAGGGTTCGAGCCGGCTGGAGATCCTCGCCAGCGAGCAGGACCCGGCGGTCTCGGAGGCGTTCTCGGAGGACGACTACCGGCGCACGGTCAACCTGCTGGAGCACTTCTACAACATCGTGCTCACCGACTGCGGGACCGGCCTGATGCACTCGGCGATGAAGGGCGTGCTCGACGTCGCCGACTCGCTGGTCGTGGTCTCGTCCGGCTCGGTGGACGGCGCGCGCAGCGCCTCGGCCACGCTGGACTGGCTGGACGCGCACGGCTACGGCGACCTGGTCAAGCGCTCGGTCGCGGTGATCAACTCGGTGCGCCCCAAGGGCGGCTCGGTCGACCTGGACAAGCTGGCCGCGCACTTCGCCGCACGGGTGCGGGGCGTGTGCCGCATCCCGTTCGACCCGCACCTCGAAGAGGGTGCCGAGATCGAACTGGACCGGCTGCAGGCCGACACGCGGCTGGCCCTGCTGGAACTGGCCGCCACCGTCGCGGACGGCTTCGCCGTCGAGCGCTAGCGGGGGATCGGGTAAAGCGGGGATTTACTTCTCGTCGTCGTCCCGGCTCCTCTTCCGGTGCTGCTCGGACAGACCGCGGAGGAAGTCCGGATCGTCATCGGGGGCGACGCGGGGCTGTGACGACGGGACTCCGGGGCGCGGGGCGCCGAACGTTCGCCACAGGACGACGGCGACCGTCAGTGCTCCGATCGCCGCGAGCAGGTAGAGCATGCTCGATCCCTTCAGGCTGTGGTGCGCGGGTGTCTCCCCCCGAGGTTAACCCTTTTGCCGGGTTTGCGGGTGCGACGGGGGCCGCGCCGTGAAAAGCGAACGGGGATGTCGTGAGACATCCCCGTTGGTTCGCGTGGCTCGCGCGCCGGTCAGCGGCGGGTCGGCTCGCTGGCGTCGGTGGTCAGTTCGGCGAGCAACTCGTTCACTTCGGCTTCCCGGAAGCGGCGGTGGCCGCCCGGGGTGCGGATGGAGCCGATCCGCCCGGCGGTGGCCCAGCGGGTCACCGTCTTCGGATCGACTCGGAACAATGCGGCGACCTCACCCGGGGTGAGCAGTCGTCCTCCGACGGTCGCGGTCACTTTCCGCCTCCTTCACGACCTCGCGGCTCTCAACGGCGCAATCGTCGCATCCACCCCGTCAGGTACTCGAACGGTTGTCGAAGAGTAAAGAGGTAGTAAGGGATAAAACACCCGCTTCGGACACCCACCCCCGAACCCCACACCCAGGAAGCCGAACCCCACGTTCAAGCACCCGCACCCCACGTTCAAGCACCCGCACCCCACGTTCAAGCACCCGCACCCCACGTTCAAGCACCCGAACCCCACGTTCAGGCACCCGAACCCCACGTTCAGGCACCCGAACCCCACGTTCAGGCACCCGAACCCCACGTTCAGGCACCCGAACCCCACGTTCAGGCACCCGAACCCCACGTTCAGGCACCCGCACCCCACGTTCAAGCACCCGAACCCCACGTTCAGGCAGCCGAACCCCACACTGGCGCACCCGAGTTCCACATTCGGCCGCCTGAATTCCACACTCGGGCGCCCGGCCTCTTCCGCCCGCGCCCGCTCGGCCCCCGTCGCGAACGTGGAACTCGGGCGCGCCAGTGTGGGACTCGCCTGCCTGAGTGTGGGGTTCGGGCGCCTGAACGTGATGTTCGGCTGCGCGAACGTGTGGTTCGGGGGTGTGAGCGTGGGGGCCGGACGTGGGCGGGCTGGTTAGGGTGACCGGCTATGGACGCACTCGATCGCAGGATCATCGCCGCGCTGCGGCTCAACGGCCGGGCGACCTACGCCGAGCTGGGCCGGACCGTGGGGTTGTCGGCGTCCTCGGTGCACGAGCGCGTCGGCAAGCTGGAGGCGGCCGGGGTGATCACCGGGTACCACGCGGTGGTGGATCCGAGCACGGTCGGCCTCGGCGTGACCGCGCTGGTCGGCATCCAGCCGACCGACACCGCCGCCGACGACGACGTGGCGGAAGCGCTCGGCAGCCTCGTCGAGGTCGAGAGCTGCTACGCCGTCGCGGGCGACGAGGCGTTCGTGGTCAAGGTCCGGGTGTCCACGGTCGACGAGCTGGAGCGCACCCTCGGCAGGCTCCGCCGGATCGACGGGGTGGCCCGCACGCGCACCACCGTCGTGCTGTCCACCCGCTTCGAGGCCAGGCCGAACAACGAAGGCCTGGACGAGCCGCCCGAGGAAGGCGCGTAGCCTGCATTGATGTGACTGAAGCTGCTGTTCCGGGCCACCTGGGTCGCGATCTGACGTTGTACCTGCTCGCGCGGTTCGGCCTGGTCGCCGTGGTCGCCGTGCTCCTGCTGCTGGTGAACGTGCCGCTGCTGGTCGCGCTCGCGGTCGGCCTCGTGGTCGGCCTGCCGCTGGGCCTGCTCGCCTTCCGCGGGCTCAACACCCGCGTTACGGCCCAGCTGGCCAAGCGCAACGAAGGCCGCGCCCGCGAGCGCGCCAAACTGCGCGCTCAGCTGCGCGGCGACGCCGCGGAAGCCGAATGAGCCCGCAGAACCGCGCGTGGACCCGTGAGGCCGTGCGCCTCATCGAGGCCGACGCCAACCGCAGCGCGGACACCCACCTCAAGGTCTTCCCCCTCCCGCCGGAATGGGGCGTCGACCTCTACCTCAAGGACGAGTCGGTGCACCCGACCGGCTCGCTCAAGCACCGCCTCGCCCGCTCGCTGCTGCTCTACGGCCTGGTCAACGGGCACATCGGCCCGGACACCGTGTTGATCGAGGCGTCCAGCGGCTCGACCGCGGTGTCCGAGGCGTACTTCGCCAGGATGCTCGGCCTGGAGTTCGTCACGGTGGTGCCGCGCAAGACCAGCCCGGAGAAGATCGCGCTGATCGAGTTCTACGGCGGCCGCTGCCACTTCGTGGACATCCCGGCCGAGATGTACACCGAGGCCGAGCGCCTGGCGTCGGAGTGCAACGGGCACTACCTGGACCAGTTCACCTACGCCGAGCGCGCGACCGACTGGCGGGGCAACAACAACATCGCCGAGTCGGTGTTCGCGCAGCTGCGCGCCGAGCGGCACCCGGTGCCCGCGTGGATCGTGGTCGGCGCGGGCACGGGCGGCACCAGCGCGACCTTCGGCCGGTACGTGCGCTATCGGCGGCACACCACGAAGGTCGCCGTGGTCGACCCGGAGAACTCGTCGTTCTACGGCGCCTGGGAGACCGGCGCGCTCGACTACGGCACCGGCATGCCGTCGCGGATCGAGGGCATCGGCCGCCCGCGCTGCGAGCCGTCGTTCGTGCCGAGTGTGATTGACGAGATGTTCCAGGTCCCGGACGCGGCCTCGATCGCGGCGATCCGCCTGCTGCGCGAGCACACCGGCTACTGGGCCGGCGGGTCGACCGGGACCAGCCTGTACGGCGCGTTCAAGTTGATCTCGCGCATGGTCTCGGAAGGCCAGGCGGGCAGCGTGGTGACGCTGCTGTGCGACGGCGGTGACCGCTACGCGCACACCTACTACAGCGACGAGTGGGTGGCCGCGCAGGGCATGGACCTGGCACCGCACCGAGCCGCGATGGAGGAATTCCTGGTCAGCGGCAAATTCCTGACCTGATCTTCGGCCGCGCCTCCGGCGCGGCGGCGAGGTCGCCTTTGAGCCGATCACTGGAGCAAGGCACGCCGTGCCGTGGCCGGCCCGACGCACCTCACTCCAGTGATCGGCGCGACCTCGCGCCGACCCTCTAGAGCAGGACGAGCGCGACGCAGGTGAGCACGGCCCAGGCCAGCATGGCCAGGCCGGTGTCCTTGAGCGCGGGGATCAGGCCGGGGCCGGTGGCGCCGGAGCGGATCGCGCGCACCGGGCGGATCAGCAGGGCGCCGGCGAGCACCCCGATCACCAGGCGCGGGTCGGTGAGCAGGCCGAGGGCGAAGCTGAGCACGAACGGCACGGCCACCAGTACCAGGTAGAACCGTCGCGTGCCGTCGTCGCCGAGGCGGACGGCCAGCGTGCGCTTGCCCGCGGTGACGTCGGTGGGGATGTCGCGCAGGTTGTTCGCGGTGAGCACGGCGGTGGAGAAGCTGCCGACGGCGACCGCGCAGGCGAGCGCTTCCCAGCTGAGGCGCCCGGCCTGGATGTAGACGGTGCCGAGCACGGCGGCGAGGCCGAAGAAGACGAAGACGGCGATCTC from the Amycolatopsis magusensis genome contains:
- a CDS encoding MinD/ParA family ATP-binding protein, producing the protein MTGSDEVPGRQPEPGEEPTQWQPAPPPPPAEDQAHFSEERTDSAPHPATSGPYEVPQVPVPPYQRPYADPYDQQLPPLHPQQQQQYGQPSAPLPPLPQPQSPAGPPAPPLLPQGMLPQPHGRPLPGDDLTTAHLVKPNKRRPQSGWRKALYVGSGKLINPGESPEDRRRRELIAQVNQPLRGCYKIAMLSLKGGVGKTTTTTTLGATFASLRGDRVVAVDANPDRGTLSQKIPIETTATVRHLLRDADKITRYSDVRSYTSQGSSRLEILASEQDPAVSEAFSEDDYRRTVNLLEHFYNIVLTDCGTGLMHSAMKGVLDVADSLVVVSSGSVDGARSASATLDWLDAHGYGDLVKRSVAVINSVRPKGGSVDLDKLAAHFAARVRGVCRIPFDPHLEEGAEIELDRLQADTRLALLELAATVADGFAVER
- a CDS encoding BldC family transcriptional regulator; translation: MTATVGGRLLTPGEVAALFRVDPKTVTRWATAGRIGSIRTPGGHRRFREAEVNELLAELTTDASEPTRR
- a CDS encoding Lrp/AsnC family transcriptional regulator, producing the protein MDALDRRIIAALRLNGRATYAELGRTVGLSASSVHERVGKLEAAGVITGYHAVVDPSTVGLGVTALVGIQPTDTAADDDVAEALGSLVEVESCYAVAGDEAFVVKVRVSTVDELERTLGRLRRIDGVARTRTTVVLSTRFEARPNNEGLDEPPEEGA
- a CDS encoding DUF4229 domain-containing protein is translated as MTEAAVPGHLGRDLTLYLLARFGLVAVVAVLLLLVNVPLLVALAVGLVVGLPLGLLAFRGLNTRVTAQLAKRNEGRARERAKLRAQLRGDAAEAE
- a CDS encoding PLP-dependent cysteine synthase family protein, producing the protein MSPQNRAWTREAVRLIEADANRSADTHLKVFPLPPEWGVDLYLKDESVHPTGSLKHRLARSLLLYGLVNGHIGPDTVLIEASSGSTAVSEAYFARMLGLEFVTVVPRKTSPEKIALIEFYGGRCHFVDIPAEMYTEAERLASECNGHYLDQFTYAERATDWRGNNNIAESVFAQLRAERHPVPAWIVVGAGTGGTSATFGRYVRYRRHTTKVAVVDPENSSFYGAWETGALDYGTGMPSRIEGIGRPRCEPSFVPSVIDEMFQVPDAASIAAIRLLREHTGYWAGGSTGTSLYGAFKLISRMVSEGQAGSVVTLLCDGGDRYAHTYYSDEWVAAQGMDLAPHRAAMEEFLVSGKFLT
- a CDS encoding 1,4-dihydroxy-2-naphthoate polyprenyltransferase encodes the protein MATLTEWIEGARPRTLPNAVAPVVAGIGAATALGAFSWWRSLLALGVALALIIGVNYANDYSDGIRGTDADRVGPLRLVGSGTAKPKAVLAAALTSLGVAGVLGLVLVAASGYWWLLAMGALCLLGAWFYTGGRRPYGYAGLGEIAVFVFFGLAAVLGTVYIQAGRLSWEALACAVAVGSFSTAVLTANNLRDIPTDVTAGKRTLAVRLGDDGTRRFYLVLVAVPFVLSFALGLLTDPRLVIGVLAGALLIRPVRAIRSGATGPGLIPALKDTGLAMLAWAVLTCVALVLL